GAATTTTTTTGGAGTGCTATCTACCCATTCAGTGATATTTGACTGAGTGTCAAGCGCGTTCCAAGTAACCCCATCATTTGATCCTTCAAAAGTCCAATCTTTAGGGGCCCGGTCGGTTGCCGTTGTCTGTGGATATATAACGTATTGTTCAATAACTTCAGGTTTAGGAAAGTCATATCTTAACCATGCAGTATTTTCATTAGATCCCCAAGCACTAGAGATAGTAGCAAAATCCCCGTCAAAAGATCTATATGCGTATGAAAATTCGTTGCTCGCACTTGCCACGCCAGATGGCAAATTGTTAGATGTCATTTTAGGAATTAAATTTTCTGAGTACTCTGCTTCAGCTGCAAAGACATTCGATAAGGGTAGAGATAAAAGAACTAAAAATAAAATCGTTATACATGCTTTCTTCATTAAATGATCCTCCAATATGTTTAATAGAACTAAGAATAATTTAATTGAGGAAATGTGTCTAAACATAAACTTGCTTATCTATAAATATGTTCTATATTTTTGCATATTTATTTTTTATTGGGTATTAAAAAGAACTCATTCCAGCTTCTATACTGGTTGAGTCCTTGTTTTTATTTCACGATAAACCTCACTTTGATTCCATCAGCATACTTTTCTAACTGATGACTTACCCATGATCCTGCTCCCCGGTTATCACTAGGGGTTATGTATCTGATATCAGCACCTACGCCACCTTCTCCACACATTCTATCGTCACACTAAAAAAAGAGAAAACAACTTCAATGTCCAGCAGTAATGATAAGCTGCTCCTCATAACCACTCGTTTCATTAATCACGGCAATCCCGAGTATAGTCTGGTTGATATTGCAACAGGTAAGCGCACCAAAATAAAGTTGCCTATTTTATCCCGCCAATTTGTCTATATGTCCCCGGACGGCAAGGGTATCTATTATTTGGGTAGCGCCTCTGAGAAAAATGAGGAGGACGGACGAGGCGTATATTATTATGATTTCACATCGAAAATTCAAACCCCCATTTTCATACAAAAAGAGGGTTTTATCCATAACTTCATACTGCTGAACAAGTAATTATTCTGTTGAACTATGCCAAAAAGCCGGAAAGAAGTTTACGCTTTCTCTCCGGCTTTCTTTATCTGATTCCAATCACTAAACCTATTGCGTAACTTCTCCCACAGTCGCACCTTTGAGCACTCTTCTCTTACTAGCTTGGCCAGTAGAGCTTTTAGTGTTTACTTTGAAATTGTATCCGATTAGTCTATTCGGTAGTAACAGTCATTTGATCGGGTGTTTTTGGCGCAGTAATAGGGGCAGGAGCAGGGCTTATTGCACAAATCCTTAAAAACCAAGATAAGGGCAAAGGAATTACGATTAACTTGATGCGTACAGGATATTCCATCACAAACAACTCTTAATTCCCATCTTTAACAGCCCCCATCGGAGTACAAGATAGGCATAATGAGTAAAGGGAGCTGATATTATCTATAATTCATTCACTTCAATATTTTTCGTTGTACTTGCTATAATAATTCAAATTACAATACGAAAATTGGAGCCTCGGATAAGTAAAAGCACAATGTTGAAAGTGAGAATTGCAATAACAACAACAGTCCTGCTTGTCGGAGTCGTGTTGTATATATTGACCCTCAGTGGTGGATCGTGATTGCTTTTGCAATATTTTTCTGTATACTGCTTGTTATGCTTTTTGTGATTTTTTTGAAAAGACGTAGTAAATCACATTGATTTATGATTTGCATGCTCAGCGTTTAACAAGAGCCTTCCTTAAATGGAGGGCTTTTATATTACATACCAAATCTTATGGGTACATCCTATATGAGCAAAAACAAAAAAAGCCCCACCAGCCGAAACCAGCAGGGCATTAGTTTTTTAGATTTACTCCGTAATGACTGGAGTTTGTACGGAATCTACTAATGCAGAAATAGGCTCGGGTGCAGATTGAACCTGAGCGTCTGGCATTACCTCAGCCGTAGCCTGTGCCAAGAAATCATTAAGCTTTGCAGCCAGATCCGATACAGCTTCCTTAGCTGCTACTTGTGCCGCTTCCTCATTTGGCTGTGCTTCATAGCGAGTACCGCTTTTGTTTTAGCCTTATACTCCAGATATGCCTTCTCAATTGCTGCTTGTAACTCCGTAGACGATACACAATGCCCTGTTCCGTAAGCCGTAAGGATGCATACTGTAAAGCCTCATGCATCTTATGAACCCCACCAGCATCTTTAAACGTAGTCTGAGCAAATGCAAAAGCCTCTCCTGCTACTTTATGGATTACCTCACGTTGTGCTGCCGTTGTACGCGCTTCTAGCCACACGTTAACCTTAGTCTTGAGTTTATTCAGACCTCCTAAAACAAATGCTGTAAGCACACCCGCAGCGGCTGTGACAATGGTATTTACATAGGCTGTACAGTTTCGATAATTGTTTGCATGATTACTTTTCCCCTTTCGTTTTCAACGATGCGATTTTATTTTTTGAATCCCAGGACACTACAGCACCGTATGCCGCCGCAACGGGTCTGAGCTGCACGTATGCCACTCCTTCGACCAGTTGGATAAATTGCAGCTTGGCTCCATTTAAATAAGCGACCTTGAGACTGGTGTCCCAATGACACGATAAGCCTAACACAGTAGCAAGCACACGCAGCGGAACATACGTCCTGCCACTATAGAGCAGCGTCTTCCCTACACCTGTTTGCCATTTACGACGAACGTACCGGACGTGACTGTCTCCGGCTGCTCAGGGCGCTTTGTGAAACGTTCACGCAGCTCGTCCGCCGTACCATCATACTCATTCATATCCACGTTCCCTTTTATCCCTGCTACCTTGCCGCTGTCGCTGTATTGCCAAATATCCCAACGTTTCCACGTCACTGTGTCGCTTGGGACACGAGTATCACTGTACCGAGCTATCCATAATGGGTAACCACCCAAAGAGGCGTTAAAATTCGCTGCAAATGCATTACCTGTATAGACAATGGGCTTGCGTCCTGTAAGTCGCTCCAGTTCGAGAAGAAAAGCCAAAGCTACAGCGCTAATAAGCGTTTTGGACAGGTTACCGGGATTATTTTCATAATCCATTACAGGCGGCAAGTCTAGCGTTTTCCCACCACCTACCTGTTCCAATACTTCGGCAAAATGCCGCGCTTCCGCTTTAGCTGCCTCAACAGTGGTGGCATCTAAAAAGTGGTATGCACCCGGCAATACCCCGACTGCTCTGGCTCCTTTTGCATTCGTGGTGAATGTAGGATCAACGTAACGTTGCCCCTGGCTGGCGTTAATAAAAGCAAAAGATATACCATCTGCCTTGACCGCCTTCCAATCAATCTTTCCTTGATAACGGGATACGTCGATCCCTCTTGCATTACGGCTGTTTCGTCGTTGCATCCTCTTTCTCTCCTTCCTTACCACCTTTACTTTTCAAAACTTCTACGGCCTGTCGGATCACAGGCGGGATAGGAGCGCCGAGTCTGCCGCCATTCTCCAAAATGGACAGCAGTTCATTTGCCATATAAAAATAGGCGACCGCATCCCGGAAAAGGTGCGAATCGCCTAAGACTCCATTGATTAGATGAGATACAGCAACTATTGTAAAAATAAATACCTCTCGAGCGATACCGATAAGACCAATCTTGCTTTTTAAGCCGGGTCCGGTTCCCTTCTTACCTTCTGCGCCAGCGGCAAATAATCTGGTCACATAATCAATAATGACCAGCGCGAGCAACACCCCCAATACTATATACAATCCTTTAAGTATTTTTCTTTCCGGTGTGCTGGCTGTGAAGCAATGACAGCAGAAATGACTAACAGTCAATTCTTCAACTGGTCTTGTTAGATCCAGTTGTATATATCCATGTTGACTTTATTTTGCCATGGGTTTCATCACCTCCTCAAGACGCAAAATAAGCCCCTGAGTTATCAGAGACCTTCCATACTTAAATATTAAATTGGTTCTGCTGCTATAACGCTAGGTATTTTAAAAACCTATATGTTATCAACCTAATACGAACGAGCAGGATAGTTAAATAACAGTAATCAATCTAAGGAGCATGTCGAACTACGCGAGGCTTCAGCCTAACAGGGCTACGCAGGTTGTAGTTAAATTACTATTGTGATAAACTGGATGTAATTTGATGACGGGAGTTGAACGGATACATGTAGAACTTTCTTGCTTTGAGATCACGAAAAGAACGGACTCAGCGATCGGCTGTGGTCGTTTTATTCATCTCTGCAAGAAAGGTCTGCGTTTCGTTTGCGCTCCCTCTCCGGACAGTCATACGGCCCCTTGAAATGGGGCCGTATTTCCTCGTATGGATTAGAGCCGCAAGATAGCACCTTTCTTGCGGCTCTTTTTTATTTCCAAACGAAAGGATGACTGCCATGCCCGCCATTCAGGTAACCAATCTTACTTTTGCCTAT
The Paenibacillus peoriae DNA segment above includes these coding regions:
- a CDS encoding phage holin family protein → MLKGLYIVLGVLLALVIIDYVTRLFAAGAEGKKGTGPGLKSKIGLIGIAREVFIFTIVAVSHLINGVLGDSHLFRDAVAYFYMANELLSILENGGRLGAPIPPVIRQAVEVLKSKGGKEGEKEDATTKQP
- a CDS encoding discoidin domain-containing protein; amino-acid sequence: MKKACITILFLVLLSLPLSNVFAAEAEYSENLIPKMTSNNLPSGVASASNEFSYAYRSFDGDFATISSAWGSNENTAWLRYDFPKPEVIEQYVIYPQTTATDRAPKDWTFEGSNDGVTWNALDTQSNITEWVDSTPKKFTFSNSNSYKDYRINITANNGSQYITLGELEMMSKVSSSTPNPGTEEPTPNGDRTILVVTMTTGLEKEFDLSMKEVNDFIAWYESKQAGSGSASYAINKHDNNKGPFSSRKDYMLYDRILTFEVSEYSK